A window of the Acipenser ruthenus chromosome 30, fAciRut3.2 maternal haplotype, whole genome shotgun sequence genome harbors these coding sequences:
- the LOC117430226 gene encoding endosome/lysosome-associated apoptosis and autophagy regulator 1, translated as MEPKKGRAFQSSVYFSVTRFFILACMVVSEVTGQEKQLPICTESDYHYQYTECDSVGSRWRVAVPHTPGICTGLPDPVRGTECSFSCKAGQFLEMKTQSCKECVEGTYSLGTGVRIDQWDTLPPGFSNTASDPNGEYADDMANCSNSIWKPQGDYIASNTDECTSTLMYAVNLKQSGSISFSYFHPDSSIFFEFFVQNDQCQSTAGQSRWMKSTDNEWTSHYLQLGHGNNVLYWRTTGFSMDTSDPKPVLVKNIIITGVAYTSECFPCRPGTYTSKRGSSVCNPCPKNTYSNKGATVCQQCDQDKYSDTGSGACQQRSPCTQQDYFYTHTPCDANGQTQLMYKWIEPKICSEDLKGAVKLPASGAKVACPPCNPGFFHTNSSTCEPCPYGSYSNGTECDKCPAGTEPILGFEYKWWNQMPANMKSLVSGEHSDFEGQVAWEAAGEYIYTPAVSANDYMMLVMTLSGFRLPQHVATDSENTELARVTFVFETKCTTDCQFYFLAGENERMNTLVEQWSRSKEKQSYSYVVNSNSTVMFTWAFQRAAGFSNESRYNTDVAKIYSINVTNAINGVASSCRHCALGSSKTASSCVPCPSGHYIEKDSSACRQCPPNTFLSREQPYGEEACVPCGPKTRSNMMHTTCFSDCKFAFPDGERTLQYDLSHLPTRTTFNSGPSFTPKGLQYFHQFSVSLCGNEGKKLASCVDNVTNARTVSSYACQSTIIPSDVRGVKTVVSSQPVSLADRLIGVTTETVLDNITSPADLFPTKSRIPDVIFFYRSSEATQSCKNGRVTTIRMRCDTAGSAVLSVPSKCQEGTCDGCAFHFLWETADACPLCSENDYHKIVSACIQGIQKTTYVWREPRLCTRGAALPEQTVNACKTLDFWLKLGLSTGIIAALLLVTVSCYFWKKTQTLEYKYSKLVMNSSLKDCELPAADSCAIMEGEDGEDDLIFLTKKSIFGKIKSFTTKRTSDGFDSVPLKSSSEHNDMEL; from the exons TCGGATTACCATTACCAGTACACTGAATGTGACAGTGTGGGCTCCAGGTGGAGAGTGGCTGTGCCTCACACCCCAGGAATCTGCACAGGCCTGCCAGACCCAGTGAGGGGAACAGAGTGCT CTTTCTCCTGCAAAGCGGGGCAGTTTCTGGAGATGAAGACGCAGTCCTGTAAAGAGTGCGTGGAGGGCACTTACTCCCTGGGGACCGGCGTGAGGATTGATCAATGGGACACACTTCCACCAGGATTTTCAAACACTGCATCAGACCCCAATGGGGAGTACGCTGACGACATGGCAAACTGCTCCAA TTCGATATGGAAACCCCAGGGAGATTACATTGCCTCTAACACAGATGAATGCACCTCCACACTGATGTATGCTGTGAACCTTAAGCAGTCTGGCTCCATCTCCTTTTCCTATTTCCACCCCGACAGCAGCATTTTCTTTGAATTTTTT GTTCAGAATGACCAGTGCCAGTCTACGGCCGGACAAAGCAGGTGGATGAAAAGCACAGATAACGAATGGACTTCCCATTAT CTTCAGTTGGGTCATGGGAATAATGTCCTGTACTGGAGAACTACAGGGTTCTCAATGGACACCAGCGATCCGAAGCCAGTTCTTGTTAAGAATATTATCATCACAG GAGTTGCATACACGTCCGAGTGTTTCCCCTGCAGGCCTGGTACCTACACCTCCAAAAGGGGCTCTTCGGTCTGCAATCCCTGTCCCAAGAACACATACTCGAACAAGGGAGCTACAGTCTGCCAGCAGTGTGACCAAGACAAATACTCAG ATACAGGATCAGGGGCATGCCAACAGCGTTCCCCTTGCACCCAGCAAGACTATTTCTACACACACACCCCTTGTGATGCCAACGGACAG ACCCAACTCATGTACAAATGGATTGAGCCAAAAATCTGCAGTGAAGATCTGAAAGGAGCAGTCAAGCTGCCAGCCTCCGGCGCTAAGGTCGCATGCCCACCTTGCAACCCGGGCTTCTTCCACACCAACAGCTCCACTTGTGAGCCCTGTCCCTATGGATCCTACTCAAACGGAACAG AGTGTGATAAGTGCCCTGCTGGAACAGAGCCTATACTGGGCTTTGAGTACAAGTGGTGGAATCAGATGCCAGCTAACATGAAGAGTCTGGTTAGTGGAGAACACAGTGACTTTGAAGGACAAGTCG CGTGGGAGGCTGCTGGAGAATACATCTACACACCTGCTGTGTCTGCTAACGATTACATGATGCTGGTCATGACTCTTTCTGGATTTAG ATTGCCACAGCATGTTGCAACAGACTCGGAGAACACAGAACTTGCAAGGGTAACGTTTGTCTTTGAGACAAAATGCACAACTGACTGTCAGTTCTACTTCTTGGCG gGTGAAAATGAAAGAATGAACACTCTTGTGGAGCAGTGGAGCCGCTCCAAGGAAAAGCAGTCTTACTCATACGTTGTGAACTCAAACTCTACTGTCATGTTCACATGGGCTTtccagagagctgcaggcttttcaAAC gaATCAAGATACAATACTGATGTTGCCAAGATCTACTCTATCAATGTGACCAATGCCATAAACGGAGTGGCCTCAAGCTGTCGCCACTGCGCCCTGGGCTCCTCAAAGACAGCATCTTCATGTGTCCCCTGCCCCTCTGGACACTACATAGAGAAGGACAGCAGTGCCTGCCGCCAGTGTCCCCCAAACACATTCCTGAGCCGGGAGCAGCCCTACGGAGAGGAGGCATGCGTTCCCTGTGGACCGAAGACACGCAGCAACATG ATGCACACCACTTGTTTCAGCGACTGCAAGTTTGCCTTCCCCGACGGTGAGCGGACACTGCAGTACGACTTGAGTCATCTGCCCACCAGAACCACCTTCAACAGTGGACCCAGTTTCACACCCAAAGGACTGCAGTACTTCCATCAGTTCAGTGTTAGCCTTTGTGGAAATGAG ggtaAGAAACTGGCTTCCTGCGTCGACAACGTCACCAACGCCAGGACAGTGAGCTCTTACGCATGCCAGTCTACCATCATACCTTCTGATGTGAGGGGTGTGAAGACGGTAGTGTCCTCTCAGCCCGTCAGCCTCGCAGATCGGCTCATAG GGGTCACCACTGAAACCGTGCTTGACAACATCACCTCTCCTGCTGATCTGTTCCCTACCAAAAGCAGGATACCTGATGTCATATTCTTCTACAG GTCTTCTGAAGCAACCCAGTCTTGTAAGAACGGGAGGGTTACCACAATAAGAATGAGATGTGACACAGCAGGATCGGCAGTGCTTTCAGTGCCAAG CAAATGCCAGGAAGGAACCTGCGATGGCTGCGCTTTCCACTTCCTGTGGGAGACGGCAGACGCCTGCCCTCTGTGTTCAGAGAACGATTATCACAAGATCGTGAGTGCCTGTATCCAGGGAATACAG AAAACGACCTACGTGTGGCGCGAGCCCAGACTGTGCACGAGAGGAGCCGCTTTGCCTGAGCAGACAGTGAACGCCTGCAAGACTCTAGACTTCTGGCTGAAGCTGGGACTCTCCACCGGAATCATTGCAGCTCTCTTACTGGTGACGGTATCCTGTTACTTCTGGAAGAAAACGCAAAC GTTAGAGTACAAATACTCCAAGCTAGTGATGAACTCCAGCCTGAAGGACTGTGAGCTGCCAGCTGCAGACAGCTGTGCCATCATGGAGGGAGAGGACGGGGAGGACGATTTGATATTCTTAACCAAAAAATCCATCTTCGGGAAGATCAAGTCATTTACCACTAAG AGGACATCAGATGGGTTTGACTCTGTTCCATTGAAATCCTCTTCCGAACACAACGACATGGAATTATAG
- the LOC117969605 gene encoding monocarboxylate transporter 1-like: MPVALGGPVGYTPPEGGWGWAVVVGAFISIGFSYAFSKSITVFFKEIEVIFDATSSQVSWISSIMLAVMYGGGPISSILVNKYGSRPVMMAGGCLSGAGLVAASFCNTVGGLYFCVGVIGGLGLAFNLNPALTMIGKYFYKRRPIANGIAMAGSPVFLSILSPLNRWLFDTFGWRGSFLILGSLLLNCCVAGSLMRPIGPKPKTAKQVEAMDVAQESGKAGEADADLLSGKPKEKLTLYQKMNSFIDLTLFTHRGFLLYLLGNVTMFFGLFSPLIYLSNYAKSKHVDKERAAFLLSILAFVDMFARPSMGLLANTKWVRPRVQYFFAVSILYNGVCHLLAPHITTGFVGFVIYAIIFGFAFGWLSSVLFETLMDLVGAQRFSSAVGLVTIVECGPVLLGPPLLGYLHDIYDDYAYTYYACGGILVVASVFLFVGMGINYRLLDKERKAELEKEKQEAREEETNTDGAIKVTAINDAQPTRSGDDSKTEEENSV, from the exons ATGCCGGTAGCGTTGGGAGGTCCTGTGGGATACACGCCTCCGGAGGGGGGCTGGGGGTGGGCCGTGGTGGTCGGAGCCTTCATTTCTATCGGCTTCTCCTACGCCTTCTCCAAGTCCATCACGGTTTTCTTCAAGGAGATCGAGGTGATATTCGACGCCACCAGCAGCCAGGTGTCCTGGATCTCTTCGATCATGCTGGCGGTGATGTATGGTGGAG GTCCCATAAGCAGTATCCTGGTGAACAAGTATGGTAGCCGTCCTGTCATGATGGCTGGGGGCTGCCTGTCCGGCGCGGGTTTGGTGGCAGCCTCGTTTTGCAACACCGTGGGAGGGCTCTACTTCTGCGTGGGAGTCATAGGAG GTTTGGGATTAGCTTTCAACCTGAACCCAGCTCTGACCATGATCGGCAAGTATTTTTACAAGAGGCGTCCTATCGCCAACGGCATAGCCATGGCGGGCAGTCCCGTGTTTCTGTCCATTCTCTCTCCCCTCAACCGATGGTTATTCGACACGTTTGGCTGGAGGGGGAGCTTTCTCATCCTGGGGAGCTTGCTGCTGAACTGTTGCGTGGCTGGATCCCTCATGAGACCCATCGGCCCCAAGCCAAAAACAGCCAAGCAAGTAGAAGCCATGGATGTCGCGCAGGAATCGGGGAAAGCTGGAGAAGCAGACGCAGACCTCCTGTCGGGGAAGCCAAAAGAGAAATTAACATTGTACCAGAAGATGAACAGCTTCATCGATCTCACCTTGTTCACCCACCGAGGCTTCTTGCTCTACCTGCTGGGCAATGTCACCATGTTTTTTGGTCTCTTCTCTCCGCTGATCTACCTCAGCAATTACGCCAAGAGCAAACATGTGGATAAGGAGCGAGCGGCCTTCCTGCTGTCCATTTTGGCCTTTGTGGACATGTTTGCCAGGCCGTCCATGGGTCTTTTAGCCAATACCAAGTGGGTACGGCCCCGGGTTCAGTATTTCTTTGCCGTTTCCATCTTGTACAATGGAGTGTGCCATCTTTTAGCCCCCCACATCACGACCGGTTTCGTGGGATTCGTCATCTACGCCATCATCTTTGGGTTTGCTTTTGGCTGGTTGAGCTCCGTTTTGTTTGAAACCTTGATGGATCTGGTCGGAGCCCAGAGGTTCTCCAGTGCTGTCGGGCTGGTCACTATTGTGGAATGTGGCCCTGTATTGTTGGGACCTCCACTGCTTG gCTATCTGCACGACATCTACGATGACTATGCTTACACTTACTACGCCTGTGGAGGGATCCTAGTCGTCGCCAGCGTGTTCCTGTTTGTGGGAATGGGCATCAACTACAGGCTGCTGGACAAGGAGCGGAAAGCCGAGTTAGAGAAAGAGAAGCAGGAGGCCAGGGAGGAAGAAACGAACACTGATGGTGCCATCAAAGTAACAGCCATCAATGACGCCCAGCCTACACGAAGTGGAGACGATTCGAAAACGGAGGAGGAGAACAGCGTGTGA